Below is a window of Clostridiales bacterium DNA.
GCGGGGACAGATTGAGTTTGACCACGTCTCCTTCGCGATTGACGGAAAGCCCATCCTGAAGGACGTGACCTTCCGGGTGGAAGCGGGACAGACCGTGGCGGTGATGGGCCCCACGGGAAGCGGCAAGACGACCCTGATCAGCCTGCTGGCGCGGTTCTACGACGTCAGCGATGGACAGGTACTGGTGGACGGCTGCAACGTGAAGCAGTGGAAGCTGCACCAGCTGCGCGCCGGCATCGGAACAGCCACGCAGGACGTGTTCCTGTTCTCTGATACGGTGGAGGGCAATATCGCGTTCGGCGCGCAGGACCTGACGCTGGACGAGGTGAAGGACTATGCCCGCCGGGCGGACGCGGCCGAGTTTGTGGACAAGTTGCCGGAAGGGTATGACACGATCATCGGCGAGCGCGGCGTGGGGCTTTCCGGCGGCCAGCGGCAGCGGATCGCGCTGGCGCGGGCCATGGCTGTGAAGCCGGGCATCCTGGTGCTGGACGATACCACGTCCGCCGTGGACAGCGAGACGGAGCAGTACATCCAGCAGCAGCTGCGGGAACTGCCCTTTGAATGCACGAAGTTCATCATTGCGCAGCGGATTTCCTCCATGCGGGACGCGGACCTGATCCTGGTGGTAGAGGACGGCACGGTGACCGAGCAGGGAACCCACCGGGAACTGCTGGAAAAGCGCGGGTACTACTGGCAGACCTACTGCCTGCAGTACGGAATTCCGATGGACGGAAGCGCGGCAGGGGCAACGGGAGAGGAGGCGCTGCAGCATGGCCAGGAATAAATTTGACGTGGACGAGCGGCTGGAATCACCGTTTCAGCTGAAGCACCTGAAGCGGGCCTCGAAGTATATCGTCCGGCATAAATACAAGATGCTGTTGGCGCTGCTGATGAGCGCGCTGGCCAGCGTGGCCACGCTGTACATTCCCCAGATCACCCGGTGGGTGATCGACGAGGCGATTCCCGCGGGGAACACGCCGGAGAACATGGCGCAGATCGGCCAGCGGGCGCTGATGTTTGTGGGCATCGTGGCGATGAGCATCGTGTTTTTCACGGTGCGGTCCCGGATGATGGCGCACGTGAGCCAGCAGATTATCCACGATATCCGGAGCGACCTGTTCGCACACCTGCAGAAGCTGCCGTTCAGCTACTACGACAGCCGGCCGGCCGGAAAGATCCTGGTGCGGGTGATCAACTACGTGAACTCCGTGTCGGACATCCTGTCCAACGGTATCGTCAATATGATCATTGAGATCATCACGCTGGTGTTCATCGTGGTGTACATGTTTGCCACGGACGCGACGCTGGCAACGGTGATCATCGCCGGGCTGCCGATCTTCATCGGGATCATCATCCTGATCAAGCCGCGGCAGCGCAAGGCATGGCAGAACCAGAGCAACAAGAACAGTAACTACAACGCGTACCTGGCCGAGTCCATCGACGGCGTGCGGGTGAGTCAGCTGTTTGAGCGGCAGCAGGTGAACATCTCCATCATGGAGAAGCTGGCCACGGCCTGCCGGCAGGCATGGCTGCGGGCGGTGCGGATCAGCAACACGGTATGGCTGAGCAGCGAAACGATGACGCAGCTGGTGCTGACGTTTGTGTATATCGCGGGGGCTTACTGGATCGGCGGTGGGAAGATGGCATCCGCCGGCGTGATCCTGGCGATGACCGGGTATGTAAGCCGCTTCTGGCAGCCGATCACGAACCTGGCGAACATCTACAACAACTTTGTGAACAACATCGCGTACCTGGAGCGCATCTTTGAGACGATGGACGAGCCGGTGGTGGTGGACGACGTGCCGGGCGCGGAGGAACTGCCGCCGATTACCGGCGAGGTGGACTATGAGGACGTGACCTTCGCCTATGAAGAGGGTATCAACGTGCTGGAGCATATGAACCTGCACGTGAAGCCCGGGGAGAGTATCGCCCTGGTGGGCCCCACCGGCGCGGGCAAGAGCACGATCATTAATATGCTGTGCCGCTTCTACAACCTGAACGGCGGGCGGATCCTGCTGCACGCGGAGGACGGAAAGACGCATGATATCAGCCAGGTGACGCTGCACTCCCTGCGGTCCCAGCTGGGCATCATGCTGCAGGACAGCTTCATCTTCTCCGGTACGCTGATGGACAACATCCGCTACGGCCGGCTGGACGCTACCGACGCCGAGGTGAGGGAAGCCGCGCGGCGGGTGCGGGCGGATGAGTTTATCCGGAAGCTGCCGGACGGATACAAAACCGAAATCCGCGAGCGCGGCGGCAACCTGAGCCAGGGTGAGAAACAGCTGGTGGCATTTGCCCGGACGCTGCTGAGCGACCCGGCGATCCTGATCCTCGACGAGGCAACCTCCTCCATCGATACGCAGACTGAGAAGCTGCTGCAGGAGGGCATCCAGGAAATGCTGAAGGGACGGACGAGCATCATCGTGGCGCACCGGCTGTCCACCATCAAGAACTGCGACCGGATCCTGTACATCAGCGACAAGGGAATCGCCGAAATGGGCAGCCACGACGAGCTGATGGCAAAGCATGGGCTGTATTACCAGCTGTACACCGCGCAGGTGCGCGAGGACGTGGCCTGAACCGAATGAAAAGCCCGGGAGAAATGTAAAGGAAGCTTGACAATTCTCCCGGGCTGTTTTATACTCAAACATGTAAAGGAACCTTTACAGAACAAAAGGAGATGAGCCGGTGAAAAACAGGGTGGAGGAGCTGCGCCGGGAGCGCGGCCTGAACCAGGGGGAGTTTGCCCGGGCAATCCATGTTTCCCGGCAGACGGTGAGCGCCATCGAGACGGGGAAGTACAACCCGGCGCTGGACCTGGCGTTTGTGATCGCGGGATATTTCGGAAAGACCATTGAGGACGTATTTGAATACAGGGGAGGGAAAACCATGTACTGCGAAAAATGCAGCCGTGTGTTTGACGGCGAGCGCTGCCCCGCCTGCGGCAGCCGGCGGGTGCGACAGCCCGCGGAGGGGGACCTGTGCTTCCTGGCGGAGCAGGATTACCTGACCACCTCCATGCTGGAGGACGTGCTGAAACAGGAAGGCATCCCGTTCCTGACCAAAGGTGTGATGGGCGCGGGGCTGGCCATCAAGACGGGGCCCACGCTGGAGCGGACCCGCTTCTATGTGCCGTTTGAGCACCTGCAGCAGGCGGAAGAGGTGCGGGACGAACTGATGGGCGGCGGAGAGGAAACAGATGAATAAGGAAGCGGACCGCGGAA
It encodes the following:
- a CDS encoding ABC transporter ATP-binding protein, whose product is MARNKFDVDERLESPFQLKHLKRASKYIVRHKYKMLLALLMSALASVATLYIPQITRWVIDEAIPAGNTPENMAQIGQRALMFVGIVAMSIVFFTVRSRMMAHVSQQIIHDIRSDLFAHLQKLPFSYYDSRPAGKILVRVINYVNSVSDILSNGIVNMIIEIITLVFIVVYMFATDATLATVIIAGLPIFIGIIILIKPRQRKAWQNQSNKNSNYNAYLAESIDGVRVSQLFERQQVNISIMEKLATACRQAWLRAVRISNTVWLSSETMTQLVLTFVYIAGAYWIGGGKMASAGVILAMTGYVSRFWQPITNLANIYNNFVNNIAYLERIFETMDEPVVVDDVPGAEELPPITGEVDYEDVTFAYEEGINVLEHMNLHVKPGESIALVGPTGAGKSTIINMLCRFYNLNGGRILLHAEDGKTHDISQVTLHSLRSQLGIMLQDSFIFSGTLMDNIRYGRLDATDAEVREAARRVRADEFIRKLPDGYKTEIRERGGNLSQGEKQLVAFARTLLSDPAILILDEATSSIDTQTEKLLQEGIQEMLKGRTSIIVAHRLSTIKNCDRILYISDKGIAEMGSHDELMAKHGLYYQLYTAQVREDVA
- a CDS encoding helix-turn-helix domain-containing protein → MKNRVEELRRERGLNQGEFARAIHVSRQTVSAIETGKYNPALDLAFVIAGYFGKTIEDVFEYRGGKTMYCEKCSRVFDGERCPACGSRRVRQPAEGDLCFLAEQDYLTTSMLEDVLKQEGIPFLTKGVMGAGLAIKTGPTLERTRFYVPFEHLQQAEEVRDELMGGGEETDE